The sequence below is a genomic window from Lytechinus variegatus isolate NC3 chromosome 3, Lvar_3.0, whole genome shotgun sequence.
gaaaacagctattTTATTAATTCTAATTCCAACCATcgatatgtagctggtacaaaaaatgttaaaatggctgttttttaCTTgctgtacggccgccgtagagcaaatgtgaccgaggtataaattTCAAAGCGTGTTTTCTTCTGTTATCTGGCCAATTCAGTGACTTTTATCGGTTGGCTACAGACACAAAGCTAGCACATCACTCTGCATGATATTTGCAGTCATGTGTTATTAGGCCTGGGTgtgccatgtacatgtaaaccatGAAATGGCCgcacaagatacatgtatgctattGAATTCTTGAGAGTAAGCTGTTAGATTAAGATggacttgttttatttttgttatctcACATTACATTCTTGTATTTtgaatactacatgtagtactcCAAAATGAAGTAACTATTTAACAACATCCACGTTGCAGCATGATGTTTCTGGCTTTTAGGTCCTATACACTTATTTAGCTCAAGCTGTTTTACTTAATGACGCAGGCAAGGTGTGGTTACATGTAGATGCTGGATAACATTCCAGTGTTGTAGAAAAtggttgggtttttttttgtgataacGTAGCTCCAAAAGTAATTTTACACCATATCATATATTCAATATGATATGCATAGTTGCATCAAATTGTTAATTGTTTTTCTTGTGCAAGTCTTTACTTCTTTATACCTCCCTTTTAATCAGGTAACTTTGCTGTATGGGGAGGTTTGTTCTCAACATTTGATTGTGCATTGGTCCacataagaaagaaagaagacccATGGAATTCAATCACTAGTGGAGCTCTGACAGGTGCCGTCTTAGCTGCAAGAAGTAAGATTTAATTATATGTAGGATGAAATCACCggtatacagtgtgtcccagaaaaaaggaatCAGAAATTTAGTGTATTCCATTGAATAGGTAGAAATCAAGCATATATTTCTACAACTTTTTTTCGATCATCCATCATTCATATTTTACGCATATTGTCTCTGTGTCTCGTGTGAAATaggaaaaaattgatatgcaaATTGCAAGTTATGAactttgttttctgaatagATAGCAGTTAAAGCCAGAAAGTTCCAGTCCTAATGGGGATTTGCTTGTGCAAAGGGAAATTTGGTAGCAGGAGTTTCCATCATTCTAACTCAGTCATGTGTGCATTTTGAATGTCGAGATGGGCTTTAAAGGAAAGGGGGAAgcatatattttcattgatttacaTCTCATGAAGCAAGTTTATGATTATGATGCAAAAACCTTACACTGAAttatggttttctttttttatgggatgcactgtatagtGCTCTTCATTCTGACAGAAAAAGggccaaaaaataaataatgatattgataatatgtagaaaaaataaatgattgaataaatagataaataaatcaatcaagtAAATTTCAAAGATGTTTCGTGTTTTAGAATAAGACTTAAGTCATAAAAAAGGCAAAAAACCCCTCATTCCATACTATCAATATTTCAGAAATAATGGTACATTTGAAGTGCTTTATTTACTTAAGAGTGTGCggaggaaatacatgtaatgcatGCATTTTTAGCGATGCTtggttttgcatttttttttctgaaaagagTTGCAAACGTTTTCAAATGTCTGCACTATCAAAAGCtattatacagtgcatcccgtaaaaaacgaaaccgagattaagcgatgatttatcataacttaatcacaaatacaatatacaaatgacctacaatgtacatatgtaccagtgtaaagcttagaatcccctctttcatctgatattacttaaattatttctcattcaggcatgagtgagcaaaaacaatttgaagaaagaataccaaaaacttttttttttttttaattatgtgttttattggtcttcaaaatcacatataatcacaatatgTACAGGTAATTggaaatgatttgaaacagttcaaaagcagtaaaatcacaaaacagagataaaataaaaaataaaagataaaccaaaaaaaataagataaagagggtgacataaatcaaaataaaacattggacgaTACAGGTTACTCTATACGGAATACACATCGAgatgaatttacatgtataatcatttgtagcatattactaatttggcagggggtatctgaatttcaaaaggaaaatcacatgcctaaaaatgtcaatatctgctcttttatttgataccttaatcacaaaaaatggtcaagaagtacaAAAGTaatgttccctcgaaacaatgcttgtatttccataatttcatcatataaacgtgttttcaccggtacCCCACATAAGCTATTGCACGGtaaacaaaagacttaatgcatggctaaTTGTCAACAAAagggagtgtcgagtgagtttgaacgctagcctgtaaaacctcttcattttatgaaattattgaaattcaagccttgtTCAAATagccagaactttgttatttcttgaccattttctgtaattgaggtatcaaatcaaagggcagatattgaactttttaaaaacatggttttccttttgaaaccaagatacagcccgccaaatgattttttggtatcccctcttcaaattgtttttgctctcTCATGcgtgaattaaaaataatcttactaatttcagatgaaagaagagattctaagctttacaatggtaggtcatgcAATAGCTTAAATTGTGACGATGGGGCAATTTTCCATGTGTAAAACAaatggggaaagtgaaatttcatcaaaatttataatttacTGGATGTAATCCAAAGTTCAGTTTTACATGGATTATCATGATCGATGTATATTTCTATAAGAGTatacaatgaaacaaaacaaacactTTACGAGATTATGAATATCAAAGATGTCTTGCAAATAATTCAATATGACAAACGAAAggggaaagtgaaatttgatcaaaatttacaattaacTGGATGTAAATCAAAGTAAGTTTCacgtttacatgtatttttatgattgataaaTATTTCTGTTATTGTAGTATATGATGAAACAAAACATGATACACTTCATGACCTTCATGTGAAAGATTTTATTAATGACATAAGACATGCATGTATGTATCTTAACAAGTATGCTACATGTAGTAATGCACCCTTGTAATTTATTACaaatcataactttgttatttgcttTTTACCAAATATTTAACCTCTGATGTAATATCATTTACTGTATGAGCTATTATTTGTCACATACATTATTTTTCTCGAATCACGGGGTTCCCAACATTTTCGGAAGATGTACCAAACACTTCCACAGCATTTCAGAGAATCAAAAATAGTGCAaaacatggtaaaaaaatatgctCCTCAAATCCCCCATGCTGACATGCcttgtacataaatatgtcctTGTAAAGAACAGAAAGTCTGAAAAAAGTagcttaaatttcacttttttgtctcacccaccagaggtgaagatgagacttagggatccaaatgtcatccgtccgtcacaaatctaatgacacataactccacaaccgtaagttgcttttcaaccaaacttggatggtagatggacttggggacctgcgtgatatgctgcagttggaggtcacatggtaaggtcaaaggtcattttcaggtcaacgttaaattttcaatgcaagactctcttatgacacctaactctgcaaccggaAGTCGCTtgtcaaccaaacttggatggtacatgtacatgtagatgcattttggggacctgcatgttatgctgcagtcagaggtcacatggttacgtcaaaggtcattttcaggtcaacattaaagtttacatgcaagaccctcttatgacacctatctctgcaaccgtaagtcacttttcaaccaaacttggatagtAAATGGACTTTTGGGACCTGCGTGTTATTCTGCAGTcaaaggtcacatggtaaggtcaaaggtcattttcaggtcaacgtgaaagtttacatgcaagactctcttatgacacctaactcgtAACTcagcaaccgtaagtcgcttttcaacaaaacttggatggtagatgtacttagttgacctgcatgttatgctgctatccgaggtcacatggtaaggtcacaggtcattttcaggtcaacattgaagtttacgtgcaaggttcttatgacaagtgttattccatcccagtcatttcacaatgaagtttcgatacaattctgtttcGTGTCCTCGAAAATCACGAtatggttattttcataagtagacaagacacaaaattgctCTTGCCTTGTTTGTACCTTTAGATCTGAAAATCTTCATGTCACAGTTTGATATGTAATTAAGCAATCTTTGGAAGTTAAGTTTTGTTAGattcacttttttcatttaGTCGGCTTACATGTAAGTGCAAAAATGTcgaattttgtgaacagaatcTTACTCCTCTAAAACctctggtcatgtgacttacGAATATTACTGGGTATGCAAACAACAGTAAGTGTACCTgtgtataaatgtacatatagagtcaatcagatgacaataaaatcaaattatttcattgaaaatacattGTAATATTACAGTGAGTGAAGCTAACTTATTGAATTACTAACTGTACTTTCTCAAccttattttttgtacatagaTAGGAGCATATCTCATTTTTTTCAACACAGAGGatgtttgaaatagaaaagCTTTGCTATTGGGGACATTGGCACCGACTACTAAATGTGTCAATAATTTTACACGTTGTTGAATTCGCAGCCAATCGGCATTTCACGAAATGGGCAAAAATAAAGCCTCCGCGAAAATAACAGATTATATGGTATTTCAATtaaagggaatgaaacctttggaataagtaggcttgtgttgaaacagaaaaatcaaagaataagaacaaagatagtttgagaaaaatcagacaaataatgagaaagttatgagcatttgaatattgcaatcactaatgctatggagatcctcccattggcaacgcgacaaggatgtgtgatgtcacgtgtgaacaactttcccttcgATGGACTAAAAtataccctcaaaatgtatattttgctcttttttatggtgatacaaactctttatccatgatgtattctttaagtaatggggagagttgttcataagtgacatcacacatcttcgtcgcattgccaatttgaggatctccacaGTATTAGTGATCACTATATTCAAATGATCGTAACTTTCTCATCTGTctgttttttctcaaactttcgttgatctgtttctttgatttttctgttttcacacaagctatcttgttccaaacgtttcattctcctttaactttatttttgcttctaattgaaaaaataatccTGATTAGTAATACATAAAAATCCTAAATGTGGTGTGTCCCTTACATCCCACATTTGTCCAGTACGTCACAAAGCTTAATTAGATAATTAAACATTCATTCAATTCAGTAAATTCACTTCCATTTTGGGATGTATAGTAATATAAATCAGAATGCTGCAAAGAGTAATGAGACCTGTTCATGTTTTCCTTAATTATAGTCTAAAAGAAAAGCACATGCTGAATTGTGACATACGGGACACTGCCTGTTGGACACCagataattttcaaaatcaacttttttctcaAATGCTTGCATTATCTCGCagttaaaaaaatgtgttgGACTGTACATCATGCTTGTTATTGATTTCTTGGAATCATGACCTTAGTATGCATTAACTTCAcgttttcagaagaaaaaaaatagagggcAAAAAAGCTGCAAAATGACATACAATATTCTCAATTAGGCAAAGATTTAACTTTTGCTTCAGAGGGGACAATAGCTTGGACCAGCCctgatacaaacaaaatatctgAACTACATATGTAACTGTTGTCTTCTGTGTTAAATTTCAGATGGGGCTGTGGCTATGGCAGGTTCTGCAATGATtggtaggttttttttttaagttaaggTACAATATTATGAGTTTATTGTtgtatcattaatattttcatttcatttatttagttcatttattaatattttatttatttttttatttttattcatgtatttacgtattcaattatttgtttacttttatGGGGAGGGgtattcatgtattttgacTTTCTTTTAAATGTATATCTCCAAAAGATTTGTTTGTTGATTTGTGATTTGTTAAAATGATAAGCTTTTCttatgaaatcaaattttataaacaaatgagcacagattttattttattatcttatgttttacttttattgcaaatttgtcatATTTTAGGTGGGATTCTGCTTGCCATGATCGAAGGTGTTGGAATTCTCATGACAAGAATGTCTGCAGAGCAGTTCAGACCAGGTGAGAAGTGTTATATGTATGTTTCCCTTTGGGAGTATGCAACCTCAAAGTGCTATGAGAAGTATGCTCTACATATATTAGCTTTTCCCCATTTAATAGAGTAGAAATTAAGCTCTCAATTGTCTGTCCTAAAGCTTCAGTTTAGAATGCACTCATACTTAAGTATCATCAAACATTCCACTATCATAAAAACTGTAGTTTTGATATGAAACTCAATGAGaagagatgtacatgtatggacaAAAATTATCAAcgatcattattttatttctgtttgtaactttcaattaaataatgcaaattgtgcctagttttatttcttataataaataaaattacagttaacaggattgcctacatgtatataatttttagctcatccggcccgaagggcaagatgagcttgtggcgtggcgtccgtcgtctgtctacaattttaaaatgctactatttcgccatttcaagtccgatttcagtTCTGTTTGCTTtgtatgatagcactaggtgggcattcaaaacttctacacagaattatgaaactcattaaatatgcctatttatgcgcatttttcaaaattcacaaaaattgctacctcttctttatttattgaccaattttgatttttgtgtttccatctggtagagtttcatgaggttcaccaaacttctacacagaattttgaaattttgaccagaacaatttttatgctaatttatgcaaaattaatttattcatatttttaaaaattcacataaaatgctttttcttctttaattgttgaccgatttttactttttttttgtcttccatcttgtagaactttatgagtttcaccaaacttctacacagaattttgaaattttcagtaggatattacttatgctaatttatgcgaaatttattcagaaatcacagaaaatgcctcttctttatttgttgacagattttgatattttttcttccatctggtagaacttcatgaggcccacccaccaaacttctacacagaattttgaaaccaaacttctacacagaattttgaaaatgttcagTAGAAAACTAcactaatttatgcgaaatgtattcataaatcacagaaaatgcctcttctttatttgttgacagattttgatattttttcttccatttggtagagctacatgaggttcaccaaacatgtacacaaaattttgaaattttgtctggaaaattatttattctaattcatgcaaaatttattcataaattataaaaaaatgttttttcttcatttgttgatcaatttcaattttgtttgctttatatgatagctcgaggtggtgatacaaaatttaaacatagaattttgaaactcattgaatctgctatttattcatatattttcaaaactcacaaaaattacttatttgttgattgattttggttatttttgtttcatctgagagctacatgaggttcaccaatgtTCTACACAGAGTAAAAAAACTTtgacatttcttcatcaatttcaattctatatcctcaatttatgtcaccaattggtataattcactacagtgtcaactgtgctgaaattaaaattgtgttaaattgtgttgcgagatgccggatgaactccacatcattgatgtgctagttgtGTCTTTTCACGATTTATCAGTGATACTATCAtcctttttattctcttttttttctccatctcTTAGTTAACCCACAAATGGAAGACCCATCACAGTTGGATCAAAAGGGTCCTTCGTTTGGAACTCAGTTTCAATGATGTTAAATTAATTATATCAGAATGAATGGACTTGTTTCTATATGTGTACCTGGAGTGAGTACACCTTTATTGACCATGGATTGCATCATCAAAATGTATCCTGAAGGCAGCAGCTGGATCAAGTGTTTGAAAATCAGGGAAAATCTGCCATACATTTGAAGGAAGCTGAGATAAGACTTTGATGTGTTGTGATACAATGATTGAGTCAACAGTGGCGTCTTCTGAGCAGAGTCTAGCAATTCTACTGGTATATCTGATTGTCAATTGTTATAAAACTGTACTAATTTATCACCTGATTTATTGAATGTCTATATGGGCCTGGAAAATTAATGATGTTTAATTCTGTGATTAGAAAAGGCAAACAAAAGAGGTTCATTGAAATTTGAACCAAGAATACATATAAGATATCAATGGAAAGTCATGGGTAAgaaatatacagtatatttgATCCTTCTAGGTATCAGTAAATTCTACCTTTTCCATTCTTACATAAAagcaacacacacacaccttcaaaaaaagattgaaaaatgtGTGCTGTCCATATTGATGTTTGAATAACAAAGTTGATGTTTGAATAACATGATTAGAAGTAATAACAAAATCCTTTTTTTCACATCTAGTTGACAAGGATTTGGCGCTGTCATGCAATTTAATTCTgattatgtgtacatgtacttgacaaTTACTAAAATcaagatatattttttctttgaaaccTGAATTTGATACTGATGATTCACTACTCTTCCCCAAATATACCACTTGACATTCAAGACTGAGAGGGCAATCCATGTCTTTATATGTATGAATCAAAATAAACTACATGCAGTGAAGATATATGGTCCCTATTCTGTAATCAATTTAATATTAGTGAATatgtattaatatttttatacacAACAATAAATATCACACAagtggaaaatgaatgagaaaacTATATATGCAGTGATTCATATGGTCCATGTTCGAAAATTGCTGCATTTTAGTGACGAGGTGTCTTTTGGTATATATATCATCCACTGATGTTTGGATTTAAAAGCATTTAATATTACTTGTAAGTTGTATGGTTGTTTACATTTGTGTGggttttgatgctgctattaaaTGTTTGCATTTAGTGGTACCtataatatattcaaataattattcatttttcgaGTGGAGGAGGTTTACATGATGCTTGTATTTATGGGTTCATACAAGTGAATCAGCTATGGTAACTCAGTATAATGAGCTTTTTAAAGTACATGTTTTTACCTCTTTAATATGAACCTATTGAAAGTCCCAAATAATTGTCATGGATACAATCCATTCCATTGTTATATGAATTACATTCTATACCTGAAATACATCAACAGTAGTGATAATAGATTATTGGGTCTCTGAAAAACACATACAcattaccatggtaatgatATGATAACCCTTGGGTACAGTACTGTATCTATCAACTGACCTGAATTACAATGGCTTATGATTATCCAAATAAAAATCTCATTGTTTACAGAGGTTAAGTTATTTTATACTCTCCTGAAACTGGCTTAGAAGAAAGTTCAAAACCCTGAAAAATGAGATATTTCATAGCTATTTTGTACGGGCATTAATTAAGATAACTGTCTTTATTATAGATGCCCAATTTAGAAGATTACAGCATGTTTTCTCGTatgctacatgtagatacatgtactgAATAAATTAGGGCTGTACTGTACATCCTTGTGTAGGAGGTGGTGTATTAAGAGAGTATGTGTTTGTTAAGAATTTCATAAACAGGTTAGCTGTTTGGTTGTATTCATCCTGGTGTTTTGGGGTAGTGGTAGATCTAGCCAGGTTGAACACAATACCATTTCAGGGACAATACTCACCTATTAACAGTGTCTTATCCTGCTAGATCCATGCAAACTAAGGTTACCCAAATTCTATCAAATTGGTCTGGATCACTCTTATGCAGTTAATAAAAAGATTTCAGACAGGACATGGACACCAGTGTCTCATTGACAGGTTTTGTATTCAGATCTGTTGCTGACAAGAAgctgtcatttttcttttacagcTGTAACGAGGTTCCAGGCTCATCCTGCTGtactgttttgttttatttttttaagatttatATTTCTCATTGCTTCCATGCATTTTAATAATGGTATGAATCATTGTAATAAAATTATGTAAATcgtcaattattattattttagtatgaTGACCCCACATGAAGATTTGATATTATAGTATGACGTGTCGAGCCCTTATCTAATTATTAGTGAAAAAATATGACTGGCAGAGATGTACAATTATTGTGCACAATacgagacatacatgtatatttaaatgTCTATTAAAAAGAGTTTTTAAACTTGAATAAGTAAATGTATTTGCTTGCATTTGTTGTgcttgtaatgaaataatacttggggtaataaaaatgtcaaattataACTATTTTAACCCAATTTGAGAGAACTTTCATAACTAGGGAAAGAATAAAAGCACTTTCAATGGGATATGCAATGAGCCAGGTACATTGTTATTTCAGCGCATGATATAACTTTTTTGGGCATCCTTGAAGCCTCTAAATCAGAAATTACCATGATAGAACTAAACCCAAACTGAATTGGTCAATGGcaaattatttatgatttcTGTTGAAAGCAGAACAGTAAGCCCAAATCAATTACAAACTTTTAAGTTACTGCAAGAATTTTGATTGATGACATTGTTCTAGTTGaattcattcttcattttctctcATATGAAGATTCACCATTTCCACTAGATTAGTGTTTCATGTACAATGGATGCTCAAATTAAGGGTCCCTGTCAATCTTTTCAGTTATCTACTAAGCAATACACTTCATCTTTCTATTTACTAGCCTTATGTCAACAAGGTGAGATATATCtagccaagtcgacttatagaAAGTAACATGTTCACTTGACAAGATATGCTATCTTGACAAGTCAGTTTACAAGTTATATGCCACCATGTTGAGTAAGGTTTTCTACAATGTACCTCGTACAACATaaattttatatgttgacttcgCAAGGTTATGTATCAAGTATATATCATACAACTTTAAAGTCAATAGATAACATTTCAAAGCTTCTTTACTTAAGCACTAGCTGTAAAGCctttttcaaattctttataAGCTGATTCCACAAAATGTTCATGTCTGCTGAAAAATAGATTCCATGGCAAATATACACATGATTAAGTAATGAAAGAACTGAAATGTGTTTGTGATGAACAGTTATTTTCCTCAGATTTCATGGCTGATTGGAAAATGTCCTCCCAATATATCAGCACATATAAATCACTGTtttttcagtcatttttttttatagagtaGGAAACATTATCCTTTCATTATACCCCAATGGGTCAATCAATGCCAGagaattaaaaatgatatcacaAGAATATATGATTTaagcaaacaattttttaattatgatcATGATTTAATATCAAACTATAAAgtaaatttatatcatttttaaatccaATTTATACACATCACTTCTAAACAAAATCTAAACTTTAATAAACTAGAGTTGTATTTCTAAGTTGAACACAATTATACGATTACATTAATGCCCCAAAAAGGATCCGATTTAGATAGACTTAGTTGTCGGCATGAATTCATTCAAAATCACAAAGTATTTCTTTACTTCTATAATAACATACCGTTAAAAATCTATAGAGTAATTTTCTTTCTATaccatttttatacaaaactatAGCAATGTACTCGCCCTTTCACAATTGTGAAAGGTTGAGAATAGTTGGAGAggccatggacctactagctagtaggtccatggagAGACCGAGCAAAAGACCACCCGCCCAGCCTTCCTCCGATTCCTTTTTCCCCCCTCAAACTACgttataatataattatataataatagCTGAGGGCGTTTTATAAAGCTATTTGTAATTTAGAGTGACTttaatgactggtgatcctctcTCGTGGTAAATactcaccattaaatgttcatagGTGATTATATTGACCAGTTGTTCTTTAAGTGGCTCTTAAAgtggtggtccaggctgaaaatatttatagcttaatacacagagtagaactcactgagcaaacgctgaaaatttcatcaaaatcggataacaaataataaagttattgaagtttaaagttcagcaatattttgtgataaaagtcatgaatattcattaggcgagctgatgatgtcacatctccactttccattttcttatgttattacataaaatcacattttttttcattatttcatacttgtgtgaataaaatgtctcccttataatgaaataagttgtagcaatacatgtacatatctaatgtaataaatcagttgtcaattcaatttttctagttcttggagaaaaaatttgaacaaacctaatttcatataataaaatacaaaagaaaaagaggagacgcgacatcatcagctcacctaatgaatattca
It includes:
- the LOC121410512 gene encoding mitochondrial import inner membrane translocase subunit Tim17-B-like isoform X1, whose protein sequence is MEEYAREPCPWRIVDDCGGAFSMGVIGGSVVHAIIGARNAPAGYRHRLIGSFLAVKHKAPVVGGNFAVWGGLFSTFDCALVHIRKKEDPWNSITSGALTGAVLAARNGAVAMAGSAMIGGILLAMIEGVGILMTRMSAEQFRPVNPQMEDPSQLDQKGPSFGTQFQ
- the LOC121410512 gene encoding mitochondrial import inner membrane translocase subunit Tim17-B-like isoform X2, coding for MEEYAREPCPWRIVDDCGGAFSMGVIGGSVVHAIIGARNAPAGYRHRLIGSFLAVKHKAPVVGGNFAVWGGLFSTFDCALVHIRKKEDPWNSITSGALTGAVLAARSGILLAMIEGVGILMTRMSAEQFRPVNPQMEDPSQLDQKGPSFGTQFQ